The Erigeron canadensis isolate Cc75 chromosome 4, C_canadensis_v1, whole genome shotgun sequence genome window below encodes:
- the LOC122596947 gene encoding calmodulin-like protein 30: MSKTSFLDIQYNISKRKFLRKPTRMFSGSDRQHSGLPIFQPNVTEMRHVFDKFDRDKDGKISRSEYKAITRALRQGGTERDVQKIFEVADLDGDGFIDFKEFMEVQRKGGGVKAMEVQNAFRTFDLDGDGKISVEEVYELMKRLGERCSLQDCRKMVRAVDSNQDGVIDMDEFMTMMTQNIKI, encoded by the coding sequence ATGTCAAAAACTAGCTTTCTTGATATCCAATACAATATCTCAAAACGTAAGTTCCTTAGGAAACCAACCCGGATGTTCTCTGGTAGCGACAGACAACACTCTGGCTTGCCTATATTCCAACCAAACGTGACCGAGATGAGGCATGTCTTTGACAAGTTTGATCGTGATAAAGATGGTAAGATATCAAGAAGTGAATACAAGGCTATAACTAGAGCACTAAGACAAGGTGGTACGGAGAGAGACGTTCAAAAGATCTTTGAGGTAGCAGATTTGGATGGAGATGGCTTTATTGATTTCAAGGAGTTTATGGAGGTGCAAAGGAAGGGCGGTGGGGTGAAGGCAATGGAAGTCCAAAATGCCTTTCGGACGTTTGATCTAGACGGGGATGGTAAGATAAGTGTTGAAGAAGTCTATGAGTTGATGAAGCGGCTTGGAGAGAGATGTAGCTTGCAAGATTGCCGAAAAATGGTGAGAGCTGTTGATTCGAATCAAGATGGTGTAATTGATATGGATGAATTCATGACGATGATGACTCAAAACATCAAGATTTAA
- the LOC122596778 gene encoding protein CHROMATIN REMODELING 25, translating to MEEEDDVEILSISDSGDDFTSDQSEEEEDEDFNDLSGSNSDENCQQNDVVPPPNQKSQNVNALLSGNLVVKRQPLLPRVLSVSEREAVLRKPFKPPSDEGYSDQKEHLIRRLCARKRFVPWGSDRPVLVNITNRLDVPVSIEEDVPQESVNLPPDIEPLILWQSEEEGDDGLIRVEVDHLLVKFLRPHQREGVQFMFECVSGLCSPDINGCILADDMGLGKTLQSITLLYTLLRQGFDGKPMVKKAIIVTPTSLVSNWEAEILKWVGERVKLVALCESSREDVISSIDNFRSTHSRLQVLIVSYETFRMHSSKFNDSGSCDLLICDEAHRLKNDQTLTNKALAALACKRRILLSGTPMQNHLEEFFAMVNFTNPGILGDAAFFRRYYETPIICGREPTASEDEKNLANERSAELSAKVNQFILRRTNALLSNHLPPKIVEVVCCKLTPLQKELYNHFIHSKNVKQAITEDVKQTKILAYITALKKLCNHPKLIYDTMKSGNPGTAGFEGCMRFFPPEMFSGRSGSWTGGDGAWVELSGKMHVLARLLAHLRTKTDDRIVLVSNYTQTLDLIVQLCRERRYPFLKLDGSTSISKRQKLVNCFNDKSKDEFAFLLSSKAGGCGLNLIGGNRLVLFDPDWNPANDKQAAARVWRDGQKKRVYIYRFLSTGTIEEKVYQRQMSKEGLQKVIQQEQVDPKIQGNNLSTEDLRDLFTFHEDARSEIHEKMNCTRCQNSGERATDEIPNVSMSECAGSPDERCPSDEEDIGGFAGISGCLHNLKSSEKQAGTPLEEDLASWGHHFTPNTVPDTIFQVSAGDEVTFVFTNQISGKLVPVESMVKSKTAEANAEAHTSKGIVYKNPMITSKRQQTIPSAWSKGGSIRGKLPTSTGSSQRTLKEFIGKPMEGTNYVALKPKTSLDKYLPQKRLSSGHVDDDDDFA from the exons ATGGAAGAAGAAGACGATGTAGAAATCCTTTCTATCTCCGATTCCGGTGACGATTTCACTTCCGATCAAtccgaagaagaagaagatgaagacttTAATGACCTATCTGGATCTAACAGTGATGAAAATTGTCAACAAAACGACGTCGTACCACCACCAAATCAAAAATCTCAGAACGTCAATGCTCTTTTGAG TGGAAATTTAGTGGTGAAAAGGCAGCCGTTACTTCCACGAGTGCTTTCAGTTAGTGAAAGAGAAGCGGTTTTAAGGAAGCCGTTTAAACCGCCTTCGGATGAGGGATATTCAGATCAAAAGGAGCATCTTATTCGTCGTTTATGTGCTCGTAAACGATTTGTACCTTGGGGTTCCGACAGGCCAGTTTTAGTTAACATTACAAACCGGTTGGATGTGCCTGTTTCTATTGAGGAGGATGTTCCCCAAGAGAGCGTAAATCTGCCACCGGATATTGAACCCTTAATTTTATGGCAGTCGGAAGAGGAAGGTGATGACGGTTTAATACGTGTAGAAGTTGATCATCTACTTGTTAAGTTCCTTCGACCCCATCAAAG AGAAGGGGTTCAGTTCATGTTTGAATGTGTTTCGGGATTATGCTCCCCTGATATAAATGGCTGCATTTTGGCTGATGACATGGG GTTAGGGAAGACTTTGCAGTCAATTACATTGTTGTATACGCTTCTTCGTCAAGGTTTTGATGGAAAGCCAATGGTTAAAAAGGCAATAATTGTAACGCCAACGAGTCTAGTAAGTAACTGGGAGGCTGAAATTTTGAAATGGGTTGGCGAAAGAGTTAAGCTTGTGGCTCTATGTGAAAGTAGTCGTGAGGATGTCATCTCTAGCATTGATAACTTTAGAAGCACACATAGCCGATTACAG GTACTGATTGTTTCCTACGAGACGTTTCGGATGCATTCATCAAAATTTAACGATAGTGGTTCTTGTGATCTTCTCATATGTGATGAAGCTCACAGGTTGAAAAATGATCAGACCCTGACTAATAAA GCATTGGCTGCTCTAGCTTGTAAACGTCGCATTTTATTGTCGGGGACTCCAATGCAA AATCACCTAGAAGAATTTTTCGCCATGGTCAACTTCACTAACCCGGGAATTTTGGGGGATGCTGCATTTTTTCGACGATATTATGAG ACACCCATCATCTGTGGAAGAGAACCTACTGCCTCTGAAGACGAGAAAAATCTTGCAAATGAGCGCTCAGCAGAACTGAGTGCAAAAGTCAATCAG TTTATATTGAGGAGGACTAATGCTTTGCTATCAAATCACTTACCACCTAAG ATAGTTGAGGTTGTTTGTTGCAAGCTAACTCCTCTCCAAAAAGAATTGTACAATCACTTTATTCATTCGAAAAAT GTGAAACAAGCAATTACTGAAGATGTAAAGCAAACAAAAATTCTGGCTTATATAACAGCCCTAAAGAAGCTTTGCAATCACCCAAAG CTGATTTATGATACTATGAAAAGTGGGAACCCGGGGACTGCAGGGTTTGAGGGCTGTATGCGCTTTTTTCCTCCAGAAATGTTCTCTGGAAG ATCTGGATCATGGACTGGTGGTGATGGAGCATGGGTTGAACTATCAGGGAAGATGCATGTCTTAGCTCGTTTATTGGCTCATCTGCGTACGAAAACCGATGACCGAATAGTATTAGTTTCAAATTATACGCAG ACCCTGGATCTTATTGTTCAGTTATGTCGTGAACGAAGATATCCATTCTTAAAGCTTGACGGGTCTACGTCAATCAGCAAAAGACAAAAGCTGGTCAACTGCTTCAACGATAAGTCAAAG GATGAGTTTGCATTTCTTTTGAGCAGCAAGGCTGGTGGCTGTGGCCTCAACTTGATAGGTGGAAATAGACTTGTTCTGTTTGATCCTGATTGGAATCCCGCCAATGACAAACAA GCTGCTGCAAGAGTGTGGAGGGATGGACAGAAGAAGAGAGTATACATCTATCGGTTTCTAAGCACAGGAACCATTGAAGAGAAg GTATATCAACGTCAGATGTCAAAAGAAGGGcttcaaaaagtaattcaacAAGAGCAAGTTGATCCCAAGATTCAG GGGAACAATCTTTCAACGGAGGATTTGAGGGACCTATTTACATTCCATGAGGATGCAAG ATCTGAAATTCATGAGAAGATGAACTGCACACGTTGTCAAAACTCTGGAGAAAGAGCAACAGATGAAATACCTAACGTGAGCATGAGTGAATGTGCTGGATCTCCAGATGAAAGGTGCCCCTCTGATGAAGAGGATATTGGGGGATTTGCGGGTATTTCTGGTTGCTTGCACAACTTAAAGAGCTCAGAGAAACAGGCTGGCACTCCATTAGAAGAGGACCTAGCTAGCTGGGGTCATCATTTCACTCCAAACACCGTACCTGATACCATTTTTCAAGTATCAGCTGGAGATGAG GTCACTTTTGTTTTCACGAACCAAATTAGCGGAAAGCTTGTACCTGTGGAATCAATGGTTAAATCAAAAACAGCTGAAGCAAACGCTGAGGCGCATACATCAAAGGGTATTGTATACAAAAATCCTATGATAACATCCAAACGTCAACAGACAATACCATCTGCTTGGTCCAAAGGCGGGTCCATCAGAGGCAAATTACCAACTTCTACTGGGAGTTCACAGCGGACACTTAAGGAGTTTATAGGAAAGCCAATGGAAGGTACGAATTATGTAGCATTAAAACCTAAAACTTCCCTTGATAAATATTTGCCTCAAAAGCGTTTGTCTTCTGGGCATgtagatgacgatgatgattttGCATAA